The Hemicordylus capensis ecotype Gifberg chromosome 11, rHemCap1.1.pri, whole genome shotgun sequence genome includes the window CGCGGGCTCCGCGGCTGCCTCTTCGGAGGGGACATGGTCTGTGCCTTCAGccgcgccgggggaagaggcgagGCGGGGCCGGGCTGGGCTAGGCTGGAGTTCagcccgcctctgccctcccctcctcctccctcctccgctCTCCCGGGACTACTTTGGCATCTGCAGAGGCAGGCTGGGATTCCTCCGCTGCTTGCCTGGGACAGCCTCCCGGCGCCCAGGCCAAGCTAAGCAGGTGGGGAGGgcgggcaagcaagcaagcaagcaagcaccccCTCCCAGGGAAAGTAGTTCCCCTCACTTCTCTTTCAGACATCTAACGTGGGACAGCGCTCGCCCACCCAGGCATGCACTTTGCCCCAACTGTATCCCCGCCCCCCCGGTTGCCGCCACTGGAAACCACCCTCATcatccatcatcaccagccaacTCCACTCAAAAGTCGCACAGGCCTCTCGGGGCTTCCAAGACGTTCGCTTAGAAACTTAGAATTATTCAGCGGAGAGGTTCAAAAGCCCCCGAGCTCCTAAGgctcccccccgccagctccacccTCTACCTATCTCcttcattctccctccctccctctgactgAAGGGCCCCTGGAGAGGGGGCTGAACAcgggcccctctccccaaagccCTAGCtgcgcccctgccccccccccaacccaccccgGTGGGAAACACATTACAGTTGCCAGGCTTCCCAGCCCAGGGGCGGCCTGGGGTCGTCTCCAAGAACCGGCAACTCTGGGAAGCCagcctggaggagggaggcaggcaggcaggcaagagcaggGTGCGTGCAACAGGCATGTTTCGGGAGGGGCCTTCAAGTTCTGATCCGGTCCTGAGGACTCATGATGCACCCAGGGATGCAACGGTTCTGGCTGGGCACCAGAGAAACGCTTAGCGGAGACTGCACTTCTGTCTGTGCACTGGTTTGGAGGAAGCCTGTGGGGACGCAGTGGGTCTGAGTAGGAGGAAGGAGCTGCACCCCTCTCCGCTCTATGGCTACAGTCTCCTTTCTCAGAAAGCCTCCTTGACTTCAGCGAGACTCACTTCCTTCTCGGTCAACACGCTGCAGGATCGGGCCGCACCTTCCCCCCATCCCTTTGGAGCAGATGGAAAGCGAAGCGTGTCTGTTTCAAGAGCCTTTGAAACCGGGCGCCAAAGTGTAACTGACAAAGAAAACCCAAAGAATCTGGTTGCAGTAAACGCCCCAGAACTTCGGGATACAGGCAGGAAATCAATGGATTTCTGACCAACAActcagatgggaggagagctggtcttctgtggtggcgagcatgaattgtcccctttgctaagcacggtctgccctggtctacatttggatgggagactagaagtgtgagcactgtaagatattcgcctcaggggatggagccgctctgggaagagcagaaggtttcaagttccctctctagcttctccaagatagggctgagagagattcctgcctgcaaccttggagaagctactgcctgtcagtgtagacaacactgaactagatgccccaatggtctgactcggtataaggcagcttcctctgtttctatgAGATAGAATGTGGATGTCATCTCAACATCTGGAGTTGAACTTAATTCACATTTGACACTCTGTGCAGTTCGCATTTAAACCGGGTGGGTCCCTGGCATTTGTGGATGCCAGGGACTACACAGCACCTTTCAGCAAAGCTGAGTTGATGGCAGAGTCGAATGGGCTGATGGGtgcaattcataggaacataggaagctgccatatactgagtcagaccattggtttatctggctcagtattgtcttcacagactggcagcggcttctccaaggttgcaggcaggagtctctctcagccctatcttggagatgctgccagggagggaatgtggaaccttctggtcttcccagagtggctccatccctgaaggggaatatcttacagtgctgatacttctagtctcccattcatatgcaaccagggtggaccctacttagcaacggggacaattcTACAATTCTAGACACACCGGGCAGCATCCTGGATGAGTCCATCATGACTGAGCAccattgaactcaatgagacaagttagtcgtgCCTAGCTTaattctcattaatttcagtgggatttactcatGTTTCTTACTAGGGAGTCAGTCCAATTGAACTGATttgtctttcacacacacacacacacacacacacacaccaggttgTAGCCCAGAAtaggcagaggaagaggaaacaCATAAATAAGTGCAGGAGGAGAGAAAATCATGAAATATGCTGGTCTGTCAGGGAAGCTGTGGTTGTATCCTGCACTGGGCAAGGGGTTGGATTATAGgtccaaggccccttccaaccctgacattctatgattctatattGGGTACAATCCAGCCCAAGGTACTACTGTAAGTgttcagagggggagagagatgcagGCAGCAGAACCCTGACTCGGAAGTAGGTCCCCCTGAGCAGCATCCAGTCCTGACTAAGCAGCACTGCTGAGAGACAAGTTAGTGACAACTAACTCAAGTCTCCTTACTTTCAGGGGCATTTAGTCTGGggtgtcattattattattattattattatttacatttatatcccatcccgctcttcctccaaggagcccagagcggtgtactacatacttgagtttctcttttgcaacaaccctgtgaagtagtctagcctgagagagaagtgactggcccagagtcacccagcaagtctcatggctgaatggggatttgaactcgggtctccccggtcctagtccagcactctaaccactacaccaccctggctctctcTGGTGTTCAACCCCCACCTCCCTATTTCCATGAACACAATGGCGAGAGGGCAGAGGGTCGCCCTGTGGAAGACATGAATGGAAGTGCCTTTGAGCTGTTCTGGGAAAGAGCGGAGTCAAAATCtaataaattaaaaacccaaccaggggcgtaactactattgtaaaccgccctgagccattttggaagggcggtatataaaatcaatcaatcaataatattaggcaaggggaggtggctgcctgggggcccccacgcctcaagggggcccccagagacaagtcacatgactgtatattgtgaagtgtgtgtgttatcagcgaggggcccattttaaaattttgtctctgggcccactccagccttgttacgcccctgaacccAAACCATGTGTAGAGAGTCCTAGGGGTGCTTGTGGACAACATGAATTCcccaggctgcagcagaggcaTGCAACATGGACATacggacataggaagttgcctcctaccgagtcagtcccttggtccacctagcgcAGTactgtcctcacagactggcagcagcttctccaaggttgcaggcaggaatctctctcagcccgatcttggagctgctgccagggagggaacttggaagcttctgcatgcaaagcaggagaaacttaactatgtgcaccgctctgggctccttggaggaagagcggaatataagaaaaagggcgggggggggagagcggatGATCTGCCGCTGAGCTACGGGCCCATGATGATCCCCCGCcagaggggttctcaaccttgaggtCCCCGATGTGGTTGGACTTCAGTTCTCATAACGGACTGAAGCCCCACAATGGATGGGGACCCAAGTTCCAGGAGAAGTtacccctgccttggggggggggggattgggggaGCGGGGGGCCGGCGgagctcagcggcagagcatcCGAGGAACAGCTCCCAGCGctcacccatcccaatgcaaaccagggcagatgcggGATCGGCGCTCCCAGGATCCAGACGTCCACACTGCACTGGGGCTTGCTCGCTCGCGAGTCAAccggggctgggggctgggtgggaggaggctcAGGGGGGTGTTGCTGCTGCCCGccagaccccagcagcagcagcagcagcagcagccgccttctGCCCTGACCGGgtgcccacgggggggggggcggcggcggcaggggggggcGCCGTCTATCCTCTCCCGGGAGTTTGGGCAGCGGCACTGCTCGGGGCCGGAGCCAGCCACCGGCACATGTCTGCGCGCCTGGCCGCTTTGTGCCTGCCTGATTGACGGCGCTGCCGCCGCCGGGTCCGCCCCCTCGCTCCGCTCCTCCTGCGACGCCGCCTCCCACTGGATCCGGATCCGCGCTGTGGGCGCGCTGCTGTCTGCCGAGCTCGgcgcctgcccccctcccctgaatcCCGCCCGTCCCCCCGGCCGTCGGAGCGGCTCCTCTCTTTGCCAGCTCCTGGATCCAGCCCCGGGAAGGGACTGGATGCCCGCAGCCCCCAGCCGGGACCGAGCCACCTCGTCGCCGCCCGGACGGCACCATGCGGGCAGGGTGAGCGGGCGAGGGTCCGGGTGGGGGTCGTGGCGGccggggggagagagggagggaagcgcGCCGGGGCCGGCTCGGAGCTCGGCAGCAGCCGGGACACCaacgtcctctctctctctctctcttctcccttcctggCTGCAGGGCGCCCCTTCTCCTCCTGGCTCTCTGGCTAGCCGCGGATGCTGTGCACGGGGTAAGTTTCTGGATCGGGGCCAAGCCTCAGTCCTCTCCATGTCGACTCGGAAGTCAGCCCCGCTGTGCTGCTGGGGGGCTTCCGCCCAGGTAAGGGTGCACAGGAGTGCACACTTGCCGTTGGGAAGTAATGCACTCCAACGGGGCTCCTCGCGAGGAGGAATGAGGAGAGGAGGGCCGCCTGGGTGCTCACGGGTGCTGCTGTGAAGATGGAAAGGAGTCACTAGGGctagcagggaggctgggggcatggcctttggggggtggggtggggtagtgtgTTTATTCTCCCTGCAAGTTTGCAGTTAAATGGTGTCTTTAGTTGGGTTGGATTCTGCAAGGTCAGAGCAGGTGTGTCGAGCTAATATCCACACACAGGTGCGATGCAGCGAGATGAACATCCTGCAGCAGAATCCTGTTCATAGACTCGGAAGTAAGCTCAGTGTGCTGGATTCCCAAAGCACAGCACCACTGCCGCCTTCCCAGTGTCTATTTTGGACTGGTGGTACTTAGGAGAAGTTGAAGCCATCATCTTATATATAAACtaggaaaggaagagggaggggggaccttaAGCCACCTACTGGAATGGCTCAGACAGAGTGCTGTGGGGATGGGATTTGTTAACTCAGGGTGGCTGACATATCACTCTCTGTGTTGTATTCAAAGCAGACTGTATTTGTGCTTGGCATTCAAGGTTCTGCATGGCAGTAGTATCTAGAAGTAAACACAACAGTTCATAATAATGTTTATACAGCTCTTCACCAccacccaagttcccaaagtggtttctcTAGCAAAAAAGATGCATGTGCCTTGGAAGCAGTTAACTTGGGAAGAGAGAGGTGCTGGGACTTAAACTTCCTTGGAGGCACATTCTGACATGGATTCCGCATCTTCCCAAACCAAGAGGGACTCTGCTGCAAGCTCAGAAACACAGCCCAGGACTGAACCTTTGACCTGAATCAAAATTGCTAGCTCTTGACCTGGCCTCTGCAGCTCCCCCATCTTAAGAGCTGTCTGGTCTAGAGCTTATTCTGTGCAGGTGTTCACAATTGGCTCCATGCACATCACCTGCTGAGTTCTGGATGTCAGATTCCTATTAAAGGGACAGGAGCAGGCCAGATCTGGTCAATTTCTGAGCACAGGCTTTGGAGCTAGGCTGACAGGGTTGTGGGTCCAAGGCCTTTGGTGGAAATGAAGCCCTGCTTCTTGATGATGTATCAGTGCCACCATGCACAAGAATTAAATTCACATGGAAAATAAATGTTATATGGctcagtgaggaaatgacttgactagcaagtcagaggttgctggtttaaatcACCGCTGATATGTTccccaaacacctatatcgggcagcagcgatataggaagatgctgaaaggcatcatcttatactgcacgggaggaggcaatggtatacccctcctgtagtctacaaaaaaaaacccacagagctctgcggtcacggcacactttacctttatactgaGTTTAAGATTCTTCTGTAGCAGCAGTGGTTATCTCTCTGGTTGCCTTTTCTCTCTGCCTGTCTGTtgaatatttacatttatattctctaAAGAATATAAGTGTAACTTTTCGGCATTTGTTATTTCTGTCCCTGTTCTAATGCAAAACCTTCTGCAGCCAAAGTGTTTATCCTGTAAATGCTTGACTGGCACTCCATAAAGTGTTAATGGCATGAATATTGTCATGATGAAATCTGTCTGTCATGCAAATCTGAGTTGAAGAGCTAATTTAGCTTTCCAGCTGTAGCTTAGTAATTTAGTTTTGCAATTGCAGATCTAGTTTTATGATCTTAATTTTTGGAGGAGATGTTCTCCACTGAATACGCTTTTTGGTGATATTGCATTCTTTCACTGCTTGTTGATACAGGAAAATAATGGAAAACACTGATTTCTGGCCAATGGTTTTCTTAAAAGGGTCACTTCAAAATATGCTGGGTTATTTTCTGGGCAAACCTGGATCAATAACAAACCTAAAATAATCAGTGCAAATCTTGGACACAAATGGATGTTGTTGAGGGTGGCATCAGATTATGTATCTACACACCACACTAGATAACCTGATCTACCCACCAGTGAGAGCCAGTGCCTGGGTCTTATCAGTGGAAATGGTTTCTAAGATAATGATTGGGTTTGCACATCATGCAAAACAATGACCAAACTGCTTTGTAGTGGCTCAGATTTCAAGCAGTGTCTGGTTTAGTCAATTTCACTCCTAAGGGCATCtttagaaaaagaaagagaactgttTTGAATAACATAGAATGACTGAGGGGAGATCTCAGTCCTCCTGAGATCTCCTAGACCATGGGAGATCTCGGGACAGGTGTGAGACCTTCTAGAAAcagaggaagccgccttataccgagtcagaccattcgtccatctagctcagtatcgtccagggattctcaacgttgggtcctcagatgttattagacttcaactcccataatccccagccaaaggccactgggcctggggattatgggagttgaagtccaataatatctggggacccaacgttgagaattcctggtctacactgactggcagcagctcttcaaagtttaaggtaggagtctctcccagccctacctggagatgctgccagagagtgaacctgtagccttctgcatgcaaaacagatgtctaccactgagctgcaatcTGATCCCCTAGGAagttgctgtctactgagtcagacaattagtccatctagctcagtatagtctgcactgactggcagcagctctccaaggtttcaggcaggcgtctctcccagcactacctggagattctgccagggattgaacctgggaccttctgcatgcaaagcagatgctctaccactgagctacagccccatcccctacagggaacattttgcagcagacagcactcatgtGTAGCtgcccatccaaaagcaaaccaaggtgaaccctgcttgccaaaggggacaatccatgctcatgAGTGCAGGACTGACTCGGATCAAATTGGGTCCAGATTGGTGGTTGAGGATGACAGATTCCACCCTTTCCTCCTGTGCTGTTTTCTCCGTTGAAATAGACTCCATGGAAGCTGCTATTCTGTATGCCAGGGGGAAAAACCATACAGATAATAAATGGCAGCCCCAAACTCTGCCTCCTCATTTTTACTGGGGAGTAATTGCATGGGTGATGGAAGTGGGGAGTGACTCTTGTGGGGCTGGTGCAGAGCTGCATGATGGGCTTAGCTTTTAACATCTTGCTTTACAAAGCTGCATCTTGGCCCGGAGCCTCTTTTCCTGTTCGCTTAGAGTGCCCTTTTGGATACTGCCAAAGGCATGTGATAAGGCAATTGCTGATAACTCTGGGGCCCCTGTGGATTGCAGCTTCCTGTCTTGAAAACCTTGCAGTTTATGATGAGTACTTGCCTGGACATTTTTCCTGATCAttgcccagccttggacttttTGTAAGTTGTTGGGAGCAGGCAGGGCTGCCGAGACCGGTGAAAaaaatttggggtgtgtgtggtgtgccgtgaggcccccctgctgctgccgccactgcgaGGCCACTTACACCAtgggtccccccaccaccactgccacaagaccaaacCGCCTATTTTAAAGATAATTCCAGCCGCCATGTGTGcagctggtggtgtgtgtgtgtgtgtgtgtgtgtgtgtgtgtgtgtgtgagccaggcACCCTCTTGTGGCGGCGCCTGTGGGTGGAGCGGGAGTGGCTGATGAGCCTGACCgtctggcccagcggcccttgagaccGGCAAGGCGCCCCAGCGCACCTGCACCGTTTGAATAGCGCATCGGCGTTCTGTTTTGCTTCTGCTTTTGTTCAAGCTGTCGTAACGAAAAAAGAATTACAACTGCAACACCTCTTGTGCTGCTTTAAAAATATTGGTTTAACCTGCATTGAACTGACTGCATGGATACCACTCTCTTCCTCTGAAGCGGCCCAAGTGCTTTCTTGGGTGCACTTTCTTTGGTGATTTTCTACCCCGGCAGTTTATGGGGATGTGTCGCTCAGTCTGATGCAGAATTGAGCCTGCTTCATTCCAATGAAGTGAGGCTGagggcagaggtgggcaaacttggccgtccagctgttgctgaactacaactcccatcatcccctggcaCTGTCTATTGTaggtgtggaagaggggagttgtagtccaacagccagagggccaagtttgtccaCTCTTGGCTCAAGAGCATTAACTCTGTGTAGAATCAGAGATCTTGTTCagttagagagaaagagagaggagagaagggattctccacgttgggtccccagatgttattggagttCAGCAcgcataatccccaaccaaaggccactgtggctggggattatgggaattggtcCAATAACAAGGTGGGTGGActtaattatgacagcaatgaatgcaccgttAAGAgacaaaggccaagttgaagacagatcatcccagAGAGAttctctatctatgtggtcactaagagttgacagcacttaatcaatcaatcaatcaataatcaatcaatcaatcaatcaatcaatcaatcaatcaatcaacatctggggacccaacgtggaTAATCTCTGCTCTAGAGGAGTAGAGCATCCAAAAATCAGGGCTTGGAAGTCCGGCTCTAGCAGGCCACTCACCTTCTCCCCCACCTCACGCTGCTCATGGTTACGGTGGCATTAGTGTGAAGAGGTCAGCTCCACAATGCTAATGGCAGGTGTTTCCATGACTGGCaggctggggagagctggtcttgtggcagcgagcatcaATTtcccccttagttaagcagggtgccactttggtttgcatttggacaccTGAGCCCTGCAAGggattccccttatgggatggaagCCCAACTCAGTgcaagagcatttgcatgcttgcatgcagagggtcccaggtctgctccctggcagcatctccaggtagggctgggagagattttggagagccgttgccagtcagtgtaggcaataccgagctagatggaccaagggtctgactcaggcagcttcctatgttcctagttcactaggctgacaccatgccaggggtgtagatataactgagcagatgggttagagaacccggggcccccagctcctgagggccccccagctcacCCCCCcctcactattttcttcattatctccctcactccaagggggcaCCAGGGAGATGGGTAAACATGTGCCCTCTCTCCTCTAGCTATGTCTCTGCACCATGCATCTGATCATGGAGACTCTATGTActattcatctgcagttgccaccggctgatCTAGTGGGTGCTCTGGGACGGGCTTTCTCAAgactttggaatatactccctgctgagataagagcctccccatccccatgatggcttttaagaaggcagttaagacacatttgttcacctaggcttttaattagacttacagtttttaaaactgtgttaaaCTTTAAATTATTTCtaatgttttaacgttttaatttgtatagacataggttttgggcggtatatgaATATGTTAAGTAAAAATGAaggaatgaaggaatgaatgacAGGCAAAACCCACTGAAATGTGCTGGTTCCTTCCCAATGGTCATAAGAATGCATGGGATTTccgaatggccaatggccattagGAAGGAACCCGTGCATTTCAGTGGgtattccctgtcattcattttggaTGCTTTGACATGAGTCCACTATGGGACTTGCATGATAGAGTGCCAGGcgcaatccctggcaacatctccgaggagggctgagggagactcctgcctgcaaccttgaaaagccactgccagtcagtgtagacaatattgagctcgatggaccagaggtctgactcagtagaaggcagcttctgatgttcttacCCACTTGGGATTCTCtacatgtctgtctgtctctctctttccctctttctcttttgaACAACCAGACAGAGCCAGACTTAATTGTAAATCTCTTAATTGTATTAAGAGATTGATATTGAAAACAGGAAACAAATATctcaacatttattttatttatttatttaatacatttctacaccgctcaaaacgcaagttctctgggcggtttacaaaacaataaaaacagccaataaaagttaaaacatttaattttAGGCAAAATTAAAGACATGTACCGGAGAAAAGCTTTCAATAAATTCTAAAGGATCCAACATTTCTTAATTTAGGATGGCACTGCAGTGCAAAAGCATTATTACATCAAGGGAAAGTGCTGGGCATTGAATAAGACACcgtgggcagcatccagaatggttagtcatgactaagtaaacctggatggctttaagaggagtttggatcgcttcatggaggagagatccatcatcag containing:
- the LOC128335583 gene encoding actin nucleation-promoting factor WAS-like — encoded protein: MVPSGRRRGGSVPAGGCGHPVPSRGWIQELAKRGAAPTAGGTGGIQGRGAGAELGRQQRAHSADPDPVGGGVAGGAERGGGPGGGSAVNQAGTKRPGAQTCAGGWLRPRAVPLPKLPGEDRRRPPLPPPPPPPWAPGQGRRRLLLLLLLLGSGGQQQHPPEPPPTQPPAPVDSRASKPQCSVDVWILGAPIPHLPWFALGWAGFPELPVLGDDPRPPLGWEAWQL